In Panthera leo isolate Ple1 chromosome E3, P.leo_Ple1_pat1.1, whole genome shotgun sequence, a genomic segment contains:
- the METRN gene encoding meteorin isoform X2, giving the protein MANDSKATPHPDISRRVASFRFETHEDRYPELPPQAHGLGADGVCRPCSDAELLLTACTSDFVINGTIRGVAHNTELQESVITVAAARVLRQTLPLFRVGESGGQASIHTPLRCGVRPGPGAFLFMGWSRFAWTFPLDSSPHRRASRQRPEEEEMGVLSRSSSSAGRFLLCPGPKDGFLSKAILTLGICPDFVVSSPQPFMGRTPLATPRGHCGLPPRPPVHKNVGRLLWAEPLVGHWSLRTCPRKCLSLPCTPPPQSANFATSILFIRCRKGRSGYG; this is encoded by the exons ATGGCTAACGACAGCAAG GCCACCCCGCACCCAGACATCAGCCGCCGCGTGGCTTCCTTCCGCTTCGAAACGCACGAGGACAGGTACCCAGAGCTGCCTCCACAGGCCCACGGTCTTGGTGCCGATG GTGTCTGCAGGCCCTGCAGCGATGCCGAGCTCCTGCTGACTGCGTGCACCAGCGACTTCG TGATCAACGGAACCATCCGCGGGGTTGCCCACAACACAGAGCTGCAGGAATCTGTTATCACAGTGGCAGCTGCCCGTGTCCTCCGACAGACGCTGCCGCTGTTCCGGGTCGGGGAGTCCGGGGGCCAGGCCTCCATTCACACCCCGCTGCGCTGCGGCGTCCGTCCTGGCCCCGGCGCCTTCCTCTTCATGGGCTGGAGCCGCTTTG CCTGGACCTTTCCCCTGGACTCTTCCCCTCACCGAAGAGCATCTCGGCAAAgaccagaggaggaagagatgggTGTACTCTCCCGATCCTCCTCCTCTGCTGGGAGGTTTCTGCTTTGTCCAGGCCCCAAGGACGGCTTCCTCTCCAAGGCTATCCTTACCCTTGGTATCTGTCCTGATTTTGTGGTCAGTTCCCCACAGCCTTTCATGGGAAGGACGCCCCTGGCCACACCCAGGGGTCACTGTGGACTGCCTCCCAGACCACCTGTCCACAAAAACGTAGGGCGGCTGCTCTGGGCTGAGCCCTTGGTTGGACACTGGTCTCTACGCACCTGTCCCAGGAAGTGCCTGAGCCTCCCATGCACACCCCCTCCGCAAAGTGCTAACTTTGCAACTAGTATTCTTTTCATAAGGTGCAGAAAGGGCAGAAGTGGGTATGGCTAA
- the METRN gene encoding meteorin isoform X1 → MPPPALLCALCWGLLATATHAGYSGDGCSWSGSGLTQEPGSVGQLSLACSEGVIQWLYPAGALRLTLAGSGSGTRSGIACLRPARSFAGAQVFAERAGGALELLLAEGLGPAGGRCVRWGPRERRALFLQATPHPDISRRVASFRFETHEDRYPELPPQAHGLGADGVCRPCSDAELLLTACTSDFVINGTIRGVAHNTELQESVITVAAARVLRQTLPLFRVGESGGQASIHTPLRCGVRPGPGAFLFMGWSRFGEAWLGCAPRFQEFSRAYAAAHADHLHPCEVALD, encoded by the exons ATGCCGCCCCCTGCTCTGCTTTGCGCGCTCTGCTGGGGCCTCCTGGCCACCGCCACCCACGCCGGCTACTCGGGGGACGGCTGCAGCTGGAGCGGCAG CGGCCTGACCCAGGAGCCGGGCAGCGTGGGGCAGCTGTCCCTGGCCTGCTCGGAGGGCGTGATCCAGTGGCTGTACCCGGCCGGGGCGCTGCGCCTGACCCTggccggctccggctccggcacGCGCTCGGGCATCGCCTGCCTGCGGCCCGCGCGGTCCTTCGCAGGCGCCCAAGTCTTCGCGGAGCGGGCGGGCGGCGCCCTGGAGCTGCTGCTGGCCGAGGGTTTGGGCCCGGCGGGGGGCCGGTGCGTGCGCTGGGGTCCCCGTGAGCGCCGGGCCCTCTTCCTGCAGGCCACCCCGCACCCAGACATCAGCCGCCGCGTGGCTTCCTTCCGCTTCGAAACGCACGAGGACAGGTACCCAGAGCTGCCTCCACAGGCCCACGGTCTTGGTGCCGATG GTGTCTGCAGGCCCTGCAGCGATGCCGAGCTCCTGCTGACTGCGTGCACCAGCGACTTCG TGATCAACGGAACCATCCGCGGGGTTGCCCACAACACAGAGCTGCAGGAATCTGTTATCACAGTGGCAGCTGCCCGTGTCCTCCGACAGACGCTGCCGCTGTTCCGGGTCGGGGAGTCCGGGGGCCAGGCCTCCATTCACACCCCGCTGCGCTGCGGCGTCCGTCCTGGCCCCGGCGCCTTCCTCTTCATGGGCTGGAGCCGCTTTGGTGAGGCCTGGCTGGGCTGTGCACCCCGCTTCCAGGAATTCAGCCGTGCCTATGCGGCTGCCCACGCCGACCACCTCCACCCCTGTGAGGTGGCACTGGACTGA